In Gemmata obscuriglobus, a single genomic region encodes these proteins:
- a CDS encoding tRNA/rRNA methyltransferase (SpoU), whose product MSDTTKAWRSIPLFQYLTFDEFYAHLPHDCRLIGVEFPHEKAVSLPKFTHPERCVYLLGAEDYGLSKQALERCHRVVYAPSQRCLNVAVAGSLIMCDRMAKAAA is encoded by the coding sequence TTGAGCGACACCACCAAGGCGTGGCGGTCCATTCCGCTCTTCCAGTACCTGACGTTCGACGAGTTCTACGCCCACCTCCCCCACGATTGCCGATTGATCGGAGTCGAGTTCCCGCACGAGAAAGCTGTGTCGCTGCCGAAGTTCACGCATCCCGAGCGCTGCGTTTACCTGCTTGGTGCTGAGGACTACGGCCTGTCGAAGCAGGCTCTCGAAAGGTGCCATCGGGTCGTCTACGCCCCGAGTCAGCGGTGCCTGAATGTGGCTGTTGCCGGGAGCCTGATCATGTGCGACCGCATGGCGAAAGCCGCCGCGTGA